Proteins encoded within one genomic window of Glycine soja cultivar W05 chromosome 1, ASM419377v2, whole genome shotgun sequence:
- the LOC114423398 gene encoding monooxygenase 2 isoform X2 — translation MVVKSVDGRELRAFNFKQEDQSQEVRAVERRVLLETLASQLPRDTIQYSSQLQRIEATPNGDTLLELVDGSKLLAKIVIGCDGIRSPIAKWMGFPEPKYVGHCAFRGLASYSDGQPFGPRVNYIYGRGLRAGFVPVSPTKVYWFICFNSPSAGPKITDSLELKKQAKELVKNWPSELLNIVDSTPDDTVIKTPLVDRWLWPAISPSASAGRVVVVGDAWHPMTPNLGQGACCALEDSVVLAKKLARAINSEDPSVEEAFRSYGAERWPRVFPLTIRANLVGSVLQWENPLVCSVRNNIVIPKLVRLGPLLEHTNFTCEGL, via the exons ATGGTGGTGAAGTCCGTGGATGGGAGGGAACTACGCGCCTTCAATTTCAAACAAGAGGATCAAAG CCAAGAGGTACGTGCAGTGGAGAGGAGAGTGCTTTTGGAAACCTTGGCTAGTCAGCTACCTCGGGATACCATTCAATATTCTTCACAATTACAGAGGATTGAAGCCACTCCAAACGGGGATACCTTGTTGGAACTTGTGGATGGGTCTAAGCTGCTTGCAAAG ATTGTGATAGGGTGCGATGGGATTCGATCACCAATAGCTAAGTGGATGGGGTTTCCTGAGCCAAAGTATGTTGGTCATTGTGCTTTCCGTGGACTTGCGTCTTATTCAGATGGACAACCTTTTGGACCAAGAGTGAATTACATCTACGGAAGAGGGTTGCGCGCTGGATTTGTTCCTGTTTCTCCAACCAAAGTTTACTGGTTCATCTGCTTCAATAGTCCATCTGCAG GTCCAAAAATAACTGATTCATTGGAGCTGAAGAAGCAAGCTAAGGAACTGGTGAAGAATTGGCCTTCAGAGCTATTGAACATAGTGGATTCTACGCCGGATGACACTGTCATTAAGACTCCATTAGTAGATAGGTGGCTTTGGCCAGCCATAAGTCCTTCTGCTTCTGCAGGAAGAGTTGTGGTGGTTGGAGATGCATGGCATCCAATGACCCCAAATCTTGGGCAAGGAGCTTGTTGTGCACTTGAGGATTCAGTGGTTCTTGCTAAAAAGCTTGCCAGAGCCATCAATTCTGAAGACCCATCTGTGGAAGAAGCTTTCAGGTCATATGGCGCTGAAAGATGGCCCCGTGTATTTCCACTAACCATTCGTGCAAACCTCGTAGGTTCCGTTTTGCAGTGGGAGAACCCATTGGTGTGTTCTGTTAGGAACAATATTGTCATACCTAAGCTAGTCAGGCTCGGGCCATTGCTGGAGCATACAAATTTTACTTGTGAGGGTCTATAA
- the LOC114423398 gene encoding monooxygenase 2 isoform X1, translating into MATTTTSSFAFLKSHTHTKTLFTRRSYKAIKAQSQTDVREEQVVVVGAGIAGLATALSLHRLGVRSLVLEQAQSLRTGGTSLTLFKNGWRVLDAIGVANDLRTQFLEIQGMVVKSVDGRELRAFNFKQEDQSQEVRAVERRVLLETLASQLPRDTIQYSSQLQRIEATPNGDTLLELVDGSKLLAKIVIGCDGIRSPIAKWMGFPEPKYVGHCAFRGLASYSDGQPFGPRVNYIYGRGLRAGFVPVSPTKVYWFICFNSPSAGPKITDSLELKKQAKELVKNWPSELLNIVDSTPDDTVIKTPLVDRWLWPAISPSASAGRVVVVGDAWHPMTPNLGQGACCALEDSVVLAKKLARAINSEDPSVEEAFRSYGAERWPRVFPLTIRANLVGSVLQWENPLVCSVRNNIVIPKLVRLGPLLEHTNFTCEGL; encoded by the exons ATGGCTACAACAACAACCTCGTCTTTTGCCTTTCTGAAATCTCACACTCACACCAAAACATTGTTCACCCGCAGAAGCTACAAAGCCATAAAGGCTCAATCTCAAACTGATGTCCGAGAGGAACAAGTCGTGGTAGTGGGTGCTGGGATCGCGGGCCTTGCAACTGCTCTGTCCCTTCATAG GCTTGGAGTTCGGTCCCTGGTGCTGGAGCAGGCACAGTCACTTCGAACAGGTGGAACTTCACTCACCCTTTTCAAAAACGGATGGAGGGTGCTCGATGCAATTGGAGTAGCTAATGACCTCAGAACTCAATTCTTAGAAATTCAAGG GATGGTGGTGAAGTCCGTGGATGGGAGGGAACTACGCGCCTTCAATTTCAAACAAGAGGATCAAAG CCAAGAGGTACGTGCAGTGGAGAGGAGAGTGCTTTTGGAAACCTTGGCTAGTCAGCTACCTCGGGATACCATTCAATATTCTTCACAATTACAGAGGATTGAAGCCACTCCAAACGGGGATACCTTGTTGGAACTTGTGGATGGGTCTAAGCTGCTTGCAAAG ATTGTGATAGGGTGCGATGGGATTCGATCACCAATAGCTAAGTGGATGGGGTTTCCTGAGCCAAAGTATGTTGGTCATTGTGCTTTCCGTGGACTTGCGTCTTATTCAGATGGACAACCTTTTGGACCAAGAGTGAATTACATCTACGGAAGAGGGTTGCGCGCTGGATTTGTTCCTGTTTCTCCAACCAAAGTTTACTGGTTCATCTGCTTCAATAGTCCATCTGCAG GTCCAAAAATAACTGATTCATTGGAGCTGAAGAAGCAAGCTAAGGAACTGGTGAAGAATTGGCCTTCAGAGCTATTGAACATAGTGGATTCTACGCCGGATGACACTGTCATTAAGACTCCATTAGTAGATAGGTGGCTTTGGCCAGCCATAAGTCCTTCTGCTTCTGCAGGAAGAGTTGTGGTGGTTGGAGATGCATGGCATCCAATGACCCCAAATCTTGGGCAAGGAGCTTGTTGTGCACTTGAGGATTCAGTGGTTCTTGCTAAAAAGCTTGCCAGAGCCATCAATTCTGAAGACCCATCTGTGGAAGAAGCTTTCAGGTCATATGGCGCTGAAAGATGGCCCCGTGTATTTCCACTAACCATTCGTGCAAACCTCGTAGGTTCCGTTTTGCAGTGGGAGAACCCATTGGTGTGTTCTGTTAGGAACAATATTGTCATACCTAAGCTAGTCAGGCTCGGGCCATTGCTGGAGCATACAAATTTTACTTGTGAGGGTCTATAA